One part of the Dysidea avara chromosome 10, odDysAvar1.4, whole genome shotgun sequence genome encodes these proteins:
- the LOC136267899 gene encoding insulin-like growth factor-binding protein 7 yields the protein MTRSVIVVVLVALLSLAGALDCMNREKCSTECPAVNPKECESGCTTKDFCDCCDVCAKPEGEDCEGPQNIKGYCAVGLTCKKKKNDQEVPADLDMPGVCVIDKTTTDKCAPACSLEFCGSGQGGKFKVCSAKGLIYPPPDSTIKDCQHVSCRTCFFVPNIRKSCECYSQSPDFKRCRKNCYQRWRQHVQSSIITLSSEDISKKYNATKGFTFCKEV from the exons ATGACTAGATCAGTGATAGTTGTAGTGCTTGTAGCATTGCTATCATTAGCTGGTGCCCTAGACTGCATGAACAGAGAGAAGTGTTCAACAGAATGTCCAGCAGTAAATCCTAAGGAGTGTGAGTCTGGGTGCACAACTAAAGACTTTTGTGACTGCTGTGATGTATGCGCCAAGCCAGAGGGTGAAGATTGTGAAGGACCACAAAACATTAAAGGATACTGTGCTGTAGGACTGAcatgcaaaaagaagaaaaatgaccaggaagtcCCAGCTGACTTGGATATGCCAGGTGTATGTGTTATAGATAAAACAACCACAG ATAAATGTGCACCAGCTTGTAGCTTAGAGTTTTGTGGCTCTGGTCAAGGAGGCAAATTCAAAGTTTGCTCAGCTAAAgg CCTGATCTATCCACCACCAGATTCAACCATAAAAGATTGTCAACATGTTAGTTGCAGGACGTGTTTTTTTGTTCCAAATATACGAAAGTCCTGTGAATGCTACTCACAATCGCCTGACTTCAAACGATGTCGTAAAAATTGCTATCAACGATGGAGACAACATGTGCAGAGCTCCATTATA ACACTTTCATCTGAAGATATTTCAAAGAAGTACAATGCAACAAAAGGCTTCACATTCTGCAAAGAAGTCTGA
- the LOC136269063 gene encoding tetratricopeptide repeat protein 9C-like isoform X2 has protein sequence MSADTLEAATSVDQGSASQGEMETEAIQKEPGTHVAATPASVQDRKINSDKLGKAKELKDSGNELFKNGNTKNATKKYHQALMYVKGVLCTDTSVPGIPEDLMYEKVTKEEKAIGDELTALLHNNLAACLVKTTNWENVIKHTSQIQPENAKALYRRGMAYYETNSLLKAEEDLEKAKTLAPKDQNIVKQLDLVKSKLKTYEDQEKKIYTNMFSS, from the exons ATGAGTGCAGATACACTGGAGGCTGCAACTTCTGTTGACCAAGGCAGTGCAAGTCAAGGAGAAATGGAGACAGAAGCCATACAGAAGGAACCTGGAACGCACGTGGCAGCTACCCCAGCCAGTGTGCAGGACCGTAAAATTAATTCTGATAAGCTGGGAAAAGCGAAAGAGTTAAAGGACAGTGGAAATGAACTGTTTAAAAATGGGAACACCAAAAATGCGACAAAGAAATACCACCAGGCACTGATGTATGTCAAGGGTGTGCTGTGTACCGACACTTCTGTCCCAGGAATACCAGAGGACTTGATGTATGAAAAGGTGACCAAAGAAGAAAAGGCCATAGGTGACGAGCTGACAGCACTGCTGCATAACAATTTGGCAG CTTGCTTGGTTAAAACTACTAATTGGGAGAATGTCATCAAGCATACTTCACAG ATTCAGCCGGAAAATGCCAAAGCACTTTACAGGCGTGGGATGGCGTACTATGAAACTAACAGTTTATTGAAGGCCGAGGAAGACTTGGAAAAGGCAAAGACATTAGCACCAAAGG ATCAAAACATTGTGAAGCAACTAGATCTAGTGAAATCAAAGTTGAAGACTTACGAAGACCAAGAGAAGAAAATATACACAAACATGTTTTCTAGTTGA
- the LOC136269063 gene encoding tetratricopeptide repeat protein 9C-like isoform X1: protein MSADTLEAATSVDQGSASQGEMETEAIQKEPGTHVAATPASVQDRKINSDKLGKAKELKDSGNELFKNGNTKNATKKYHQALMYVKGVLCTDTSVPGIPEDLMYEKVTKEEKAIGDELTALLHNNLAACLVKTTNWENVIKHTSQCLKIQPENAKALYRRGMAYYETNSLLKAEEDLEKAKTLAPKDQNIVKQLDLVKSKLKTYEDQEKKIYTNMFSS, encoded by the exons ATGAGTGCAGATACACTGGAGGCTGCAACTTCTGTTGACCAAGGCAGTGCAAGTCAAGGAGAAATGGAGACAGAAGCCATACAGAAGGAACCTGGAACGCACGTGGCAGCTACCCCAGCCAGTGTGCAGGACCGTAAAATTAATTCTGATAAGCTGGGAAAAGCGAAAGAGTTAAAGGACAGTGGAAATGAACTGTTTAAAAATGGGAACACCAAAAATGCGACAAAGAAATACCACCAGGCACTGATGTATGTCAAGGGTGTGCTGTGTACCGACACTTCTGTCCCAGGAATACCAGAGGACTTGATGTATGAAAAGGTGACCAAAGAAGAAAAGGCCATAGGTGACGAGCTGACAGCACTGCTGCATAACAATTTGGCAG CTTGCTTGGTTAAAACTACTAATTGGGAGAATGTCATCAAGCATACTTCACAG TGCTTAAAGATTCAGCCGGAAAATGCCAAAGCACTTTACAGGCGTGGGATGGCGTACTATGAAACTAACAGTTTATTGAAGGCCGAGGAAGACTTGGAAAAGGCAAAGACATTAGCACCAAAGG ATCAAAACATTGTGAAGCAACTAGATCTAGTGAAATCAAAGTTGAAGACTTACGAAGACCAAGAGAAGAAAATATACACAAACATGTTTTCTAGTTGA
- the LOC136269061 gene encoding 2-aminoethylphosphonate--pyruvate transaminase-like gives MYSLSFYMFRKATPHLTSVLFRTLRFKIIRLSAASFANGTTKAEFTCKKLFTPGPLSVSSATKNAMLKDIGSRDPEFMDVIKEVRNSVISLAEANPERYTCVLMQGSGTFATESVLQTSIPRNDSHVVVLSNGDYAKRMEGLCKKFNANCTVYTFPSTDKLPLDGVEKALQEQGTTATNVAITHCETSLGVINDAKSIGELVKRYAPSAVYIVDAMSSFGGVPLDIAGSNIDFLVTSPNKCIEGIPGFGLVIADKDKLLNCEGNSRSVSLDLTAQYKGLEATGQFRFTPPTHVMLAFRQALIELKQEGGIKARAARYRANRDIVCTGLKRMGFETLLKGDHPDSYIVTTFRAPTHPNFVFEEFYNQLSRRGFCIYHGQMSVGMETFRIGHIGQIFPKDCNMLLRVVEEVCHEMGIPLPIKY, from the exons ATGTATTCGCTCAGCTTTTACATGTTCAGGAAAGCCACTCCGCATTTGACCTCTGTTTTATTCAGAACGCTACGCTTCAAAATTATTCGTTTGAGCGCAGCTTCGTTTGCAAATGGCACTACTAAAGCTG AATTTACATGCAAGAAACTATTCACCCCTGGACCCCTGAGTGTCAGCTCTGCAACTAAGAATGCAATGCTGAAAGATATTGGCAGCAGAGACCCAGAATTCATGGACGTTATCAAAGAGGTACGCAATAGCGTTATTAGCTTAGCTGAAGCCAACCCTGAACGTTACACGTGCGTGCTTATGCAAGGCAGTGGAACTTTTGCTACAGAGTCAGTTCTACAGACAAGCATCCCAAGAAATGACAGCCATGTTGTAGTGCTTTCTAATGGGGACTATGCCAAGCGAATGGAAGGTCTCTGTAAGAAGTTCAATGCTAACTGTACTGTTTATACATTTCCAAGCACTGATAAATTGCCACTGGATGGAGTGGAAAAAGCCTTACAAGAGCAGGGCACCACTGCTACCAATGTTGCTATCACACACTGTGAAACATCACTTGGTGTAATAAATGATGCTAAGTCTATAGGAGAGCTGGTTAAGAGATATGCTCCATCTGCCGTTTATATCGTTGATGCTATGAGCAGCTTTGGTGGTGTTCCGTTAGATATAGCAGGCTCTAATATTGATTTCCTTGTCACTTCCCCAAACAAATGCATTGAAGGAATTCCAGGTTTTGGATTAGTTATTGCTGATAAGGACAAGTTATTGAATTGTGAAGGAAACTCCAGGAGTGTGTCACTTGACTTAACAGCGCAGTATAAGGGACTTGAAGCAACAGGACAGTTCCGATTCACTCCACCAACTCATGTGATGCTTGCCTTCCGCCAAGCCTTAATAGAACTGAAGCAAGAAGGTGGCATCAAAGCAAGAGCTGCAAG GTACAGAGCTAACAGAGATATTGTGTGTACTGGATTGAAGAGGATGGGCTTTGAGACATTACTGAAAGGTGATCACCCAGATAGCTACATTGTGACAACTTTCAGAGCACCAACGCATCCCAACTTTGTCTTTGAAGAATTTTATAATCAACTGTCCAGAAGAGGTTTCTGTATCTACCATGGGCAAATGAGTGTGGGTATGGAAACATTTAGAATTGGTCACATTGGCCAGATATTCCCAAAAGACTGTAACATGTTGCTTCGTGTAGTTGAAGAGGTCTGCCATGAGATGGGTATACCACTACCAATCAAATATTAG
- the LOC136269058 gene encoding uncharacterized protein translates to MAGGLRHPSFLEHSILCSKEYITDEHITLPHGKDGEMDYSTLGNILTAKLLEECLYISYVDKVYGEPEKATLLPDLEGWKYFDEEKEVRIFRKCYSNNPLHGIAGRCVIDVPMQRIAKVISDLNNRHHYDQFLVEIRDIVTVSEEDYISYVRHEAKRCLFTAKRDFCFFERRAFKGGRYIQALMSVDHQQCPLVEGVIRGKLHPGTGWILEPYRGDPTRALVTFIAHIDLRGLPVLIINRVLRREPVGLAYLKKFIMSMDAPAIPLTALSSITNNFNASLSSSLVYSKSDSTDGPTFTYMKSPDLTNSKPKHTSTTDELFFSALQSTVDEPQDTSTEAPEAQPNTNSNNNCKSLTGQELNQVENDTSNLLPKTQQYMGNLAKAGDLTVSSDGITNELVTDSAGHNRSVLFTISTGSDLSSVRNSTTRDVDSAVISTGCQLPVMDDTVNHSNKTLLGTQSGEESQLQINSGQFDVFVSI, encoded by the exons ATGGCTGGCGGGTTAAGACATCCTTCGTTCTTGGAACATAGTATTCTTTGCTCCAAAGAATACATAACAGACGAGCACATCACGCTTCCGCACG GTAAAGATGGAGAGATGGATTACTCGACGCTTGGGAACATCCTGACTGCAAAACTTCTGGAAGAG TGTCTCTATATTTCATACGTCGACAAGGTATATGGAGAGCCCGAGAAAGCTACTTTGCTACCTGACCTAGAGGGCTGGAA GTACTTTGATGAAGAGAAAGAAGTACGGATATTTAGAAAATGCTACTCCAACAATCCATTGCATGG GATTGCTGGTAGATGTGTTATTGATGTACCAATGCAGAGAATAGCTAAAGTTATATCAGATTTGAATAACCGACATCATTATGACCAATTCCTAGTG GAAATTAGAGATATCGTGACAGTGTCTGAAGAAGACTACATTT CTTATGTAAGACATGAAGCAAAAAGGTGCCTGTTTACTGCAAAAAGAGACTTTTGTTTTTTCGAACGTAGAGCATTCAAG GGAGGAAGATATATTCAAGCTCTGATGTCAGTAGATCATCAACAGTGTCCGTTAGTGGAAGGTGTGATAAGAGGCAAG CTTCATCCTGGTACGGGGTGGATTTTGGAGCCATATCGCGGAGATCCAACACGTGCACTCGTCACATTCATAGCTCAT ATCGACCTTCGTGGCTTGCCAGTACTAATCATCAACAGAGTCTTAAGAAGAGAGCCTGTTGGCCTGGCATATCTTAAAAAGTTCATCATGTCAATGGATGCACCTGCAATCCCACTTACTGCTTTGAGCAGCATTACTAACAATTTTAATGCATCGTTGTCTTCCTCACTTGTCTATAGCAAAAGTGATTCTACTGACGGACCCACGTTTACATACATGAAATCCCCAGATTTGACAAACAGTAAACCAAAGCATACGAGTACAACAGATGAGCTGTTTTTCTCTGCACTTCAGTCAACAGTTGATGAACCACAGGACACTTCAACTGAGGCTCCAGAAGCACAACCTAAtactaatagtaataataattgtaagTCACTAACTGGTCAAGAACTTAACCAAGTTGAGAATGACACATCAAACTTGCTACCCAAAACCCAACAATACATGGGTAACTTGGCCAAAGCTGGAGACCTTACAGTCAGCAGTGATGGTATAACTAATGAACTTGTCACAGATTCAGCTGGTCACAATCGCAGTGTATTATTTACCATATCAACTGGCAGTGATTTGTCTAGTGTACGAAACAGCACCACAAGAGATGTGGACAGTGCAGTGATCTCTACAGGCTGTCAGCTGCCAGTGATGGATGACACTGTCAACCACAGTAACAAGACTTTGTTGGGTACACAGTCTGGGGAAGAATCACAATTGCAAATTAATTCTGGACAATTTGATGTGTTTGTGTCTATTTGA
- the LOC136269062 gene encoding actin-related protein 10-like has translation MSVSSSSHRSSLLTDKGCVVIDIGHTYTKVGMSGEPAPRFIIRSKTRLKLSGKTVNVLDKELLWSPQKLAKVMTSFMKDIFLNYLLTNPKDSRVIIVESLVNPMAIRNALAHALFKQLNVSYVVFMPSHLLCTFAIGRQSALVVDVGYKETEILPIYEGIPVVNAWQVIPFAAEEVQSCVKQMITEKCEVTVDPDDIRPASTLQDEVIDAELENIIVKTCFVRSQDNDQAPSSIQYPFYSENFLLSLDGTIRSHSADVMFNPDDLSVQQAILESVLRCPRDCRKELCENLLIVGGGAMIPGFNYRLKQELFSLLEDKDLKYHSKLSISSFKFHSPPGQINCTQWLGGSIFGMLETAVLERAVTRERYADSGRLPDWLSPEPSLREELHAVKRGSSTPTMARHSAATRTKPPVQ, from the exons ATGAGTGTGTCTAGTTCTTCCCACCGGTCATCGTTGTTAACAGACAAGGGATGTGTAGTGATAGATATTGGACATACCTACACAAA agttggcatgtctgggGAGCCAGCACCTCGGTTCATCATACGCAGCAAAACACGCTTAAAACTTAGTGGAAAG ACTGTTAATGTACTGGACAAGGAATTACTTTGGAGTCCACAAAAATTGGCTAAAGTGATGACTTCTTTTATGAAAGACATCTTCTTAAA CTATCTACTCACCAATCCCAAGGACAGTCGAGTCATCATAGTTGAGTCGCTGGTAAACCCAATGGCTATCAGAAATGCTCTGGCACATGCACTATTTAAGCAGTTAAAT GTGTCTTATGTGGTGTTTATGCCAAGTCATCTATTATGTACTTTTGCAATTGGACGACAGTCTGCTCTCGTTGTGGATGTTGGGTATAAAGAAACAGAGATATTACCT ATATATGAAGGAATCCCTGTTGTCAATGCCTGGCAAGTGATCCCCTTTGCTGCAGAAGAGGTGCAAAG CTGTGTTAAACAAATGATCACAGAGAAATGTGAAGTGACAGTTGACCCAGATGACATCAGACCAGCCTCTACACTACAAGATGAAGTGATTGATGCTGAGCTAGAAAATATTATTG TGAAAACTTGCTTTGTACGATCCCAAGATAATGATCAAGCACCATCATCCATACAGTATCCATTTTACTCTGAAAATTTCTTACTGTCTCTGGATGGTACTATAAG GAGTCATTCAGCTGATGTAATGTTCAACCCAGATGATTTGTCAGTTCAACAAGCCATTCTTGAATCTGTTTTAAGA TGCCCAAGAGATTGCAGAAAAGAACTTTGTGAGAACCTTCTTATAGTTGGTGGGGGAGCAATGATTCCAGGGTTTAA TTACCGGCTAAAACAAGAACTATTTTCTCTGTTGGAAGACAAAGATTTGAAGTATCATTCCAAATTAAGCATCTCATCTTTTAAATTTCATTCACCGCCGGGACAGATAAACTGCACACAATGGTTGGGAG GTTCAATATTTGGTATGCTGgagactgctgtgttagagagAGCAGTGACCAGAGAGAGGTATGCTGATTCCGGTCGTCTGCCTGACTGGCTATCCCCTGAGCCATCATTGCGTGAAGAACTACATGCTGTAAAGAGAGGATCGTCTACTCCTACAATGGCTAGGCATTCAGCTGCCACCAGAACCAAACCTCCTGTGCAATAG
- the LOC136269060 gene encoding WD repeat-containing protein WRAP73-like, giving the protein MNFSDLFQHSNQLCKFSPNGRHVCSCSQCRVVIRDVATLQIVAIFTCLDPVQYIEWASDSVHVMCGMFKRGMVQVWSIENSEWFCKIDEGMAGVVACRWAPDARHILTMADFQLRVTLWSLTTKTVSFIKNPKNLHTNMDFSGDGRIMAMVERRDCKDYVNIFDCSIWKLWRQFSVDTKDCKELRWSPNNQVICLWDSPLEYNILIYSIDGQNLGSYSAYSNALGTKKVAWSPSSQFLAIGSYDEKVRIINHLTWKMIIEHKHPSTVTAKSAVVYVEVEKRLPRSQLVSESKYEAQEPPITLQVTKPDPDKPNPPIGIGVVLFSPDSRYLVTRSDNMPHAVWVWDMASISLVALLVHANPVKVVEWDPKQPRLAMCTGTNKLYMWSPAGCISVVVPVDSPFKVNNIHWHPNGKVLVLLGKTHYCLCTLDNE; this is encoded by the exons ATGAATTTCTCTGACCTGTTTCAACATTCAAATCAGTTATGTAAGTTTTCACCAAATGGACGGCACGTTTGTAGCTGCAGCCAGTGTCGTGTTGTGATACGAGACGTGGCAACTCTACAAATTGTCGCCATATTCACTTGCCTTGATCCTGTCCAGTACATCGAGTGGGCTTCAGATTCCGTTCACGTGATGTGTGGCATGTTTAAAAGAGGAATGGTGCAG GTTtggtcaatagaaaattctgaATGGTTCTGCAAAATAGATGAAGGCATGGCTGGGGTGGTTGCTTGTCGCTGGGCACCAGATGCAAGACACATCCTTACTATGGCTGACTTTCAGTTACGGGTGACATTATGGTCACTGACTACAAAGACAGTGTCGTTTATCAAGAACCCAAAGAACCTTCACACAAATATGGACTTCAGTGGAGATGGTCGTATCATGGCAATGGTAGAAAGGAGAGACTGCAAAGATTATGTTAACATATTTGACTGCAGCATATGGAAACTTTGGCGACAATTCAGTGTTGATACAAAAGATTGTAAGGAGTTAAGGTGGTCACCAAATAACCAAGTCATATGTCTATGGGACTCACCCTTAGAGTACAACATTCTGATTTACTCTATTGATGGGCAGAACTTGGGGTCCTATTCTGCATACAGCAATGCACTTGGGACAAAGAAAGTAGCCTGGTCACCAAGTAGCCAGTTCCTAGCTATTGGTAGCTATGATGAAAAAGTTAGGATCATAAATCACTTGACTTGGAAGATGATTATTGAACATAAGCATCCGTCTACAGTGACTGCTAAATCTGCTGTTGTTTATGTCGAAGTGGAAAAGAGATTACCTAGGTCACAACTTGTCTCAGAGAGCAAGTATGAAGCACAGGAACCTCCCATAACTCTACAAGTCACAAAACCTGACCCTGATAAACCTAATCCCCCGATTGGAATTGGTGTAGTCCTCTTCAGTCCGGACAGTCGTTACCTAGTAACACGTAGTGATAACATGCCACATGCTGTGTGGGTGTGGGACATGGCAAGTATATCATTAGTTGCTCTACTTGTACACGCCAATCCTGTGAAGGTTGTTGAATGGGATCCCAAACAGCCACGACTTGCAATGTGTACAGGAACCAACAAGCTTTACATGTGGTCACCAGCTGGTTGCATTAGTGTTGTAGTTCCAGTAGACTCTCCTTTCAAAGTCAATAATATACACTGGCACCCTAATGGGAAAGTACTAGTTTTACTAGGAAAGACTCATTATTGTTTATGTACACTTGATAATGAGTAA